GCGTAAATATAGAACTTATTCGATCACCGTCAGTCCAGATTATTTTTGTCTTTTGAGGGAGGACCGAAAAGAAATTCTTTGCATGTTTGAATTCTTCCTCATTAGCATTTCCGAGAGTGACCACTATCTCATTCAGGTAATTTACTTGTGTCAGTTCCTTAATAATATTTTTTAATGCCTTCCCCTGCAATTCAGAATATAAACTGGGGAGAATAAGGGCTATAGGGCTGTGCCTGGAATATTCCTTTAGATCTTCTTCCAGCTTTTCAACATTATCTTTCCTCAGCCTGTGAAGAGTTGAAATTGCTTCAGTCTGATAGAAATCTCCCATGTAACTAACCCCTTGTTTAATTGATTTTTTAAATTATTTAAATCTACGCAGTAAAAGTTTTAATGTAACATAATACGTTAGAAAGAGCCAATTAATCGGTGTAGTCTTTATCCAAGGAGATTATCGAATTCTGGGACTCAAGCAAAAGAATTTTTGGTATGAAGGGTATCCAATTGTTATCAAATCAAATATTTTATAATTATGAAGCCTAGCAAAAGCAGGATGAAAAAGAGTGTGACAAGTAGATTAAAATATTTATCAATAAAGCCTTTGATCTGGTCACCAAAGAGATAGATTAATGCACCCTCTAAGAAAAACCTTGCCGATCTCCCGATAACAGATGCTAAAATTAATATCATTACATTAATCTTGAAAACACCAGCTGTTACTGTAAAAACCTTAAAGGGAATAGGGGTAAGTGCAGCGGCTAGGATTGCGATAAAGGCGTTTTCTTCATATCTTCCGCTAACATATAGAAAAGCATTATGGCTGAAGACATAGGTAAAAAAAAAGTTATCAACAAGTTCCCATAAACCCCATCCGATTAGGTAACCAAATATAGCGCCGAGGACAGACATAATTGAACATATTGCCGCATACCATAATGACCGCTTTGGCTTACCAAGGCAAAGTGCCATGAGGAGTGGGTCAGGAGGGATAGGGAAAAGGGATGCTTCCAAGAATGAAACGAGAGAGAGTGCCGGGACACCATATCTAGTATCCGCCCATTGGAGTACCCAGTTATAGAGCTTCTTAAGCATGTGCTAGGCTTTTAGTTAGGTCTTTGGTCAGGGTTTCGAGAAATTCATAGTCTGTAAGGTCTAATTTTATAGGTGTAACAGATACGAAACCTTGGCTAACCGCAACGAGATCAGAATCCTCAATGCTTAAAAAGCGGAGTTCGTTTCCGCCTATCCAGTAATACTTTCTTCCCCTTGGATCAATCTTTTCCACTATTGGCTCCCCGTACACACGCTTACCCTGTTTAGTTACTTCAATTCCTTTGACGCTGTCTTTCGGGAGATTCGGTATGTTAACATTTAGCAGTGTCCCAAGCGGAAGAGGATTCGTGATGACATATTTTGTTACGGACTGGGCGTAATAGGAGGCAGTGTCAAAGAAAAAATCTTTTTTGCTTGCCAGAGATACCGCGATTGAGGGGATCCCAAGAAGTGTTCCCTCCATGGCAGCACTGACGGTTCCGGAATATGTTATGTCGTCTCCGAGGTTTTCCCCTTTGTTTATCCCGGAGACTATTATGTTGGGTCTACCTTCTTTAAGTAGACCATTGACTGCGACATTAATGCAATCGGTTGGAGTTCCATCCACGCTGTATATATTTTCGCTGATCTCCTCTATCCTGAGCGGATGATGTAAGGACAATGCATGACTCGCTGCGCTCTGCTCTCTATCAGGGGCGACGACAAAAACCTTTCCCAAGGGTCTGAGGCTATCGGCTAGTGCGTGAAGGCCTTCGGAATTAATCCCGTCGTCATTTGATATAAGGATCCTTATTGCCATATAACTATTTAGTCACAAGTAAAGATGGTGTTACAATGATGAAATGATGCACGGTGCATGATTCATGATACTGAAACGTCCTGCATCCTGCATCGTGCATCCTGCATCTTGATCCGTGTTCATTTGTGTCAATTCCTGGTTGAATAGATATATTGACTTTGATGAATGGTCGGGGTGACTGGATTCGAACCAGCGACCCCCGGCCCCCCAGGCCGGTGCGCTACCAACTACGCTACACCCCGATTTAATTGATTTAATTCGATGGATAGATATGAACCCCAAGTGAACTATTCAGTTACATCCTTGATCGATTTTAATTCACTCAGGATTTCATGTAATAAAACGTTTACTTTCGTGCTTACCCTCTTTTGGTTTTCCTCTTCTTTTAACTTTTTTTTAGCTCCAGCAATCGTAAAATTCTGCTCATAGAGCATG
Above is a genomic segment from Thermodesulfobacteriota bacterium containing:
- a CDS encoding DedA family protein; this encodes MLKKLYNWVLQWADTRYGVPALSLVSFLEASLFPIPPDPLLMALCLGKPKRSLWYAAICSIMSVLGAIFGYLIGWGLWELVDNFFFTYVFSHNAFLYVSGRYEENAFIAILAAALTPIPFKVFTVTAGVFKINVMILILASVIGRSARFFLEGALIYLFGDQIKGFIDKYFNLLVTLFFILLLLGFIIIKYLI
- the surE gene encoding 5'/3'-nucleotidase SurE, whose amino-acid sequence is MRILISNDDGINSEGLHALADSLRPLGKVFVVAPDREQSAASHALSLHHPLRIEEISENIYSVDGTPTDCINVAVNGLLKEGRPNIIVSGINKGENLGDDITYSGTVSAAMEGTLLGIPSIAVSLASKKDFFFDTASYYAQSVTKYVITNPLPLGTLLNVNIPNLPKDSVKGIEVTKQGKRVYGEPIVEKIDPRGRKYYWIGGNELRFLSIEDSDLVAVSQGFVSVTPIKLDLTDYEFLETLTKDLTKSLAHA